The Plasmodium cynomolgi strain B DNA, scaffold: 0907, whole genome shotgun sequence genome has a segment encoding these proteins:
- a CDS encoding hypothetical protein (putative), translating to MKLSNFLDNEDIIGEILMGKRPQQYQPCLKYIYDCVITYRKLDTLYCNNNAYRDRKYIKLCYDMQLFNMTYKDLSKIGSLIKKLPELDSPLPEFRAALQTSGETDTSTTEQTDFFSGPLKSKITTGVTAGFTPALGSFSSQNRGAQASILLDDGKNEMLYYSPDSWNMESDNTEYNIGYHSMEDY from the exons AGAAATATTAATGGGTAAGCGTCCACAACAATATCAACCTTGTcttaagtatatatatgactGTGTCATTACGTATAGGAAGTTGGATACCTTATATTGTAATAATAATGCGTACCGGGAtcgaaaatatattaaactTTGTTATGATAtgcaattatttaatatgacTTATAAAGATTTGTCTAAAATAGgttcattaataaaaaagctTCCAGAGTTAGATTCTCCTCTACCAGAATTTAGAGCTGCACTACAAACTAGTGGAGAAACAGACACATCTACTACTGAGCAAACTGATTTTTTTAGTGGTCCACTAAAATCTAAAATAACAACAGGAGTCACAGCAGGG TTCACTCCAGCTCTAGGTTCGTTTAGTTCTCAAAATAGAGGGGCACAAGCTAGTATTCTTTTagatgatggaaaaaatgaaatgcttTATTATAGCCCCGATTCATGGAATATGGAGTCCGATAACACGGAATATAACATAGGCTACCATTCTATGGAGGATTActaa